From Syngnathoides biaculeatus isolate LvHL_M chromosome 19, ASM1980259v1, whole genome shotgun sequence, a single genomic window includes:
- the fzd8a gene encoding frizzled-8a isoform X2 — MPNQFNHDTQDEAGLEVHQFWPLVEIQCSPDLKFFLCSMYTPICLEDYKKPLPPCRSVCERARAGCAPLMRQYGFPWPDRMKCDLLPVQGNPDTLCMDYNRTDSTTVSPVLPKPTSHPKTKPGRPSPPRKYKPAAGSCEPGCKCLEPMVPVSTERHPLYNRVKTGQITNCAMPCHSPYFTHDERAFTAFWIGLWSVLCFVSTFATVATFLIDMERFKYPERPIIFLSACYMFVSVGYIVRLIAGHEKVACSRDLDVEHIHYETTGPALCTVVFLLIYFFGMASSIWWVILSLTWFLAAGMKWGNEAIASYSQYFHLAAWLIPSMKSIAVLALSSVDGDSVAGICYVGNQNLDNLRGFVLAPLVIYLFIGTMFLLAGFVSLFRIRNVIKQGGTKTDKLERLMIRIGVFTVLYTVPATIIVACYFYEQHSRQNWEITHNCSNCLHERDRSRPDYAVFMLKYFMCLLVGITSGVWIWSGKTLDSWRTFCTRCCWGSKATSGSMYSDVSTGLTWRSGTASSVSCPKQMPLSQV; from the coding sequence CTGCCGCCGTGCAGGAGCGTGTGTGAGAGAGCCCGGGCCGGCTGCGCGCCCCTCATGAGGCAGTATGGCTTTCCCTGGCCGGACCGCATGAAATGTGATCTGCTGCCGGTGCAAGGCAACCCTGACACGCTTTGTATGGACTACAACAGAACAGACTCGACAACCGTGTCGCCCGTCCTCCCCAAGCCAACCAGCCATCCCAAAACCAAGCCAGGTAGACCCAGTCCGCCAAGGAAGTACAAGCCTGCCGCGGGCTCCTGCGAGCCAGGATGTAAATGTCTGGAGCCCATGGTGCCCGTCAGCACTGAGCGCCACCCGCTGTACAACCGCGTGAAAACTGGCCAGATCACCAACTGTGCTATGCCTTGCCACAGCCCCTATTTCACCCACGACGAGCGGGCCTTCACCGCCTTCTGGATCGGCCTTTGGTCCGTGCTGTGCTTCGTGTCAACTTTTGCCACAGTTGCCACCTTCCTAATAGACATGGAGCGCTTCAAGTATCCCGAGAGACCCATCATCTTTCTGTCCGCCTGTTACATGTTCGTGTCCGTGGGCTACATCGTCAGGCTCATCGCCGGCCACGAGAAGGTGGCTTGCAGCAGGGACTTGGACGTTGAGCACATCCACTATGAGACCACCGGGCCTGCACTGTGCACAGTGGTCTTCCTCCTTATTTACTTCTTCGGCATGGCCAGCTCCATCTGGTGGGTTATTCTGTCTTTGACTTGGTTCCTCGCAGCTGGGATGAAGTGGGGCAATGAAGCCATTGCCAGCTACTCCCAGTACTTCCATCTGGCAGCGTGGCTCATCCCCAGCATGAAGTCCATAGCGGTCCTGGCTCTGAGTTCTGTGGACGGGGACTCTGTGGCTGGGATCTGCTACGTTGGCAACCAGAACCTCGACAACCTGCGTGGCTTTGTCCTCGCACCTctagtgatttatttattcataggGACGATGTTTCTTTTGGCCGGGTTCGTGTCTCTATTCAGGATCCGCAATGTCATCAAGCAAGGTGGCACCAAGACTGATAAACTGGAGAGGCTCATGATTAGAATCGGGGTATTCACAGTGCTCTACACGGTTCCGGCCACAATCATCGTGGCGTGTTACTTCTACGAGCAGCACAGTCGGCAGAACTGGGAAATAACCCACAACTGCTCAAACTGTTTACACGAAAGGGACCGCAGCAGGCCGGACTACGCCGTCTTTATGTTAAAGTACTTCATGTGCCTTCTGGTGGGCATCACATCCGGAGTGTGGATCTGGTCCGGCAAGACTTTGGACTCTTGGAGGACTTTCTGCACCAGGTGCTGCTGGGGCAGCAAGGCCACGAGCGGCTCTATGTACAGCGACGTGAGCACGGGCCTGACGTGGAGGTCGGGCACGGCCAGCTCTGTGTCTTGCCCCAAGCAGATGCCATTGTCACAGGTTtga